One part of the Lotus japonicus ecotype B-129 chromosome 2, LjGifu_v1.2 genome encodes these proteins:
- the LOC130737228 gene encoding uncharacterized protein LOC130737228, with translation MDVESSFSHVALPIFDGENYDLWAVRMESYLEALDLWEAVEEDYEIDPLPNNPTVAQMKNHKERKTKKAKAKACLFAGVSKTIFTRIMTLQTASEIWNYLKEEYAGDARIRSMQVLNLIREFELQRMKESETVKQYADKLLGIANKVRLLGTEFPDSRIVQKILVTMLEKYEASIASLENTKDLS, from the coding sequence ATGGATGTCGAATCAAGTTTTTCACATGTAGCTCTTCCTATCTTTGATGGGGAGAACTATGACCTTTGGGCTGTGAGAATGGAATCCTACTTGGAGGCTTTAGACCTCTGGGAAGCCGTGGAAGAAGATTATGAAATTGATCCGTTGCCAAACAATCCCACCGTGGCCCAGATGAAAAATCACAAGGAAAGAAAAACCAAGAAGGCAAAGGCAAAGGCTTGCTTGTTTGCTGGTGTCTCAAAAACGATTTTCACCAGAATCATGACCCTCCAAACAGCAAGTGAAATCTGGAATTATCTAAAGGAAGAGTATGCAGGAGATGCCCGAATACGAAGCATGCAAGTGTTGAACTTAATACGTGAGTTCGAGCTACAAAGAATGAAGGAGTCCGAGACAGTCAAACAATATGCTGACAAATTGCTTGGCATTGCCAACAAGGTAAGATTACTTGGCACAGAATTTCCAGATTCAAGAATTGTGCAAAAAATTCTTGTAACAATGCTTGAAAAATATGAAGCCTCTATAGCATCTTTGGAGAACACAAAGGATCTGTCATAG